The following coding sequences are from one Bradyrhizobium sp. 200 window:
- a CDS encoding PepSY domain-containing protein, whose amino-acid sequence MRTLVLIHRWLSIPLCLLFVMWFASGIVMHFVPFPALTEAERFGGLSVFDVSKVRHSPAEAVAASTLKGVTRVRLWQRSDGPVYLVSAASGMKALHADDLRAADIGSEQVALAIGSEHARLRGLNPAAATFVELAEYDQWTVPNGLDGHRPLYLIALNDVAGTELYVSSRTGEIVRDTTRSERAWNYVGSVAHWIYPTALRKDWMTWNVAVWWLSLAAVIAALSGLIVGLFRLRRVRDRIVSPFRKWHAWHHWLGLACAAFVMTWIVSGWLSMDHGRLFSTGALTRSEADRIAGTPAWVELTATVPASLSPATREIEWFAFGGRIHQRNRTGVDAQQLSIVVPASTAPASPFLQADQINVVISHAVGGCSSTSAVAPDDHYFLASEVAPAPVYRSICGDVWYQIDGASGANLEKLDAQRRTYRWLYRALHTFDFPALMVRPKLRSAIIVVLCAFGATFSITGIVVAWRRLKLEFR is encoded by the coding sequence TTGCGGACCCTGGTCCTTATCCATCGCTGGCTGAGCATCCCGCTGTGCCTGCTGTTCGTGATGTGGTTTGCATCTGGTATCGTGATGCACTTCGTGCCATTTCCGGCGCTCACCGAAGCTGAGCGCTTCGGAGGATTGTCCGTCTTCGACGTTTCCAAGGTGAGGCACAGTCCCGCCGAGGCTGTCGCGGCGAGCACGCTCAAAGGCGTCACGCGGGTGCGTCTGTGGCAGCGCAGCGACGGTCCCGTGTACCTGGTGTCGGCTGCCTCCGGCATGAAAGCCCTGCATGCTGATGATCTGCGCGCGGCCGATATCGGCTCCGAGCAAGTGGCACTCGCAATCGGGTCCGAGCACGCGCGCTTGCGCGGCTTGAATCCTGCTGCGGCCACCTTCGTGGAACTGGCGGAATATGATCAATGGACGGTCCCGAACGGCCTCGACGGACACCGACCTCTCTATCTCATTGCTCTGAACGATGTTGCGGGAACCGAGCTGTATGTCTCGTCACGCACCGGCGAGATCGTGAGAGATACAACGCGCAGTGAACGCGCATGGAACTACGTTGGAAGCGTCGCGCATTGGATCTATCCGACCGCGCTGCGCAAAGACTGGATGACCTGGAACGTCGCGGTCTGGTGGTTGTCCCTTGCTGCCGTCATCGCGGCATTGTCGGGCCTCATAGTTGGCCTGTTTCGTCTGAGGCGCGTGCGAGACCGTATCGTGTCTCCCTTCCGAAAATGGCATGCTTGGCATCACTGGCTCGGACTGGCGTGCGCTGCGTTCGTGATGACGTGGATTGTTAGCGGATGGCTATCGATGGACCATGGCCGTCTCTTTTCCACCGGCGCGCTTACCAGATCGGAAGCGGACCGGATCGCCGGGACGCCGGCGTGGGTCGAACTGACCGCGACAGTGCCGGCATCGCTTTCACCGGCTACCCGTGAAATCGAGTGGTTTGCTTTCGGCGGCCGCATCCATCAACGTAATCGAACGGGAGTTGACGCGCAGCAGCTTTCCATCGTCGTTCCAGCGTCTACTGCACCTGCTTCCCCGTTCCTGCAAGCCGATCAGATCAATGTCGTGATCTCGCACGCTGTCGGTGGCTGCTCGAGCACTTCGGCTGTCGCGCCAGATGACCACTACTTCCTTGCATCTGAAGTTGCGCCGGCTCCCGTATATCGGTCCATATGCGGGGACGTTTGGTACCAAATCGATGGTGCTAGCGGCGCCAACCTGGAAAAGCTTGATGCGCAGCGTCGAACCTATCGCTGGCTGTACCGCGCGCTGCATACTTTCGATTTTCCTGCCTTGATGGTGCGCCCCAAACTGCGGAGCGCGATTATTGTTGTTCTATGCGCGTTTGGAGCAACGTTCAGCATCACCGGAATCGTGGTCGCTTGGCGGCGACTGAAACTTGAATTTCGCTGA